One Janthinobacterium sp. TB1-E2 genomic region harbors:
- a CDS encoding GNAT family N-acetyltransferase, which yields MPAPEIVIRLLTPADTPAFCALRLRAILDSPSSFSSSREDELARTPEEHAQRIAGGAFQRGFGAFDGERLVGFAGLQRERMRQLSHKALLWGVFVDVTQRGKGVARRLVNACIEQAERDPAIMQVHLSVNAENNAALRLYESLGFIAYGTEPRSMRVGELFHDEHHLALLLK from the coding sequence ATGCCCGCACCTGAGATCGTCATCCGCCTGCTGACGCCAGCAGACACCCCCGCCTTTTGCGCGCTGCGCCTGCGCGCCATCCTTGATTCGCCCAGCTCGTTTTCTTCGTCGCGTGAAGACGAGCTGGCGCGCACGCCGGAAGAACATGCGCAGCGCATTGCCGGCGGCGCCTTTCAGCGCGGTTTTGGCGCCTTCGATGGCGAACGTCTCGTCGGTTTTGCCGGATTGCAGCGCGAAAGGATGCGCCAGTTGTCGCACAAGGCCTTGCTGTGGGGCGTGTTTGTCGACGTGACGCAGCGGGGCAAGGGCGTGGCGCGGCGGCTCGTCAACGCCTGCATCGAACAGGCCGAACGCGACCCTGCCATCATGCAAGTGCACTTGAGCGTGAATGCGGAAAACAATGCCGCCTTGCGGCTGTATGAATCGCTGGGATTTATCGCGTATGGCACGGAGCCGCGCTCGATGCGCGTCGGTGAGCTGTTCCATGACGAGCATCACCTGGCCTTGCTGCTGAAGTGA
- a CDS encoding Fur family transcriptional regulator — translation MLTSSSTPQAESLIRNTNARVTKTRVKVLDFLMAQSRSLTHHEIQQALSQDSDIDSVTLYRVLEWLTENELVHRIAGTDQVWRFSAGAGHQAHEHAHFQCTKCANVTCFNEVKLPPPVLLPEGFSGGEVDYLIKGLCPRCK, via the coding sequence ATGTTGACATCATCTTCTACACCGCAAGCCGAATCGCTGATCCGCAACACCAACGCCCGCGTCACCAAGACGCGCGTGAAGGTGCTCGACTTTTTAATGGCGCAAAGCCGTTCGCTGACCCACCATGAAATCCAGCAGGCGCTGTCGCAGGACAGCGATATCGATTCCGTCACCCTGTACCGGGTACTGGAATGGCTGACGGAAAATGAACTCGTGCACCGCATCGCGGGCACCGACCAGGTATGGCGCTTCAGCGCGGGCGCCGGCCACCAGGCGCACGAGCACGCGCACTTCCAATGCACCAAATGCGCGAACGTCACCTGCTTCAATGAAGTCAAGCTGCCGCCGCCCGTGCTCTTGCCGGAAGGCTTCAGCGGCGGCGAAGTCGATTACCTGATCAAGGGCCTGTGCCCGCGCTGCAAATAG
- a CDS encoding alpha/beta hydrolase: MDLITSAVVAAIGHGAPGHAPEAVASHYERLKQAIAKFDSAAAILAAIAALEAEPANNQLQLALSAALSSAKVPDDMETLFAAQGLLDAVQRPLPQAPDVEAAPAPADKSAVVSNYAVVKVYFATDRQRDVGKPPAQRFSGERNILGGNGPLSYGSCDISIPRDHRMGQLESPSLWRLEFRDDPAKHVVVLSAEVQDRDNFFAALKTQIRASADKSAFLFVHGYNVSFEDAARRTGQMAYDLGFDGAPVFYSWPSRGGVAGYTIDENNIEWSTPHMTAFLADFLASTEAAQVYLVGHSMGSRGLARAVADLLAAQPQLAQKITEIILSAPDIDAAIFKHDIAPKLAGARNPVTLYASSQDLALAASKAVHGYARAGDSGAGMLIVAGVETIDASGVDTSFMKHTYFAEKRSALSDMFYLIRNHARADQRFLDPVDTAAGRYWTFKP; this comes from the coding sequence ATGGACTTGATCACTTCCGCCGTCGTGGCGGCCATCGGGCATGGCGCGCCCGGCCATGCGCCCGAAGCCGTGGCCAGCCACTATGAGCGGCTCAAGCAGGCCATCGCCAAGTTCGACAGCGCCGCCGCCATCCTGGCCGCCATCGCCGCACTGGAAGCCGAGCCTGCCAATAACCAGCTGCAACTGGCCCTGTCGGCCGCCCTGTCCAGCGCGAAAGTGCCGGACGACATGGAAACCCTGTTTGCCGCGCAAGGCTTGCTCGATGCGGTGCAGCGGCCTTTGCCCCAGGCACCCGACGTGGAAGCGGCGCCCGCCCCGGCCGATAAAAGCGCCGTCGTATCGAATTATGCCGTCGTCAAAGTGTATTTCGCCACAGACCGCCAACGCGACGTGGGCAAGCCGCCGGCCCAGCGCTTCAGCGGCGAACGCAACATTCTGGGAGGCAATGGCCCGCTCAGCTATGGCAGCTGCGACATCAGCATCCCCCGCGACCACCGCATGGGCCAGCTGGAATCGCCGTCGCTGTGGCGCCTGGAATTTCGCGACGACCCGGCCAAGCACGTGGTGGTGCTGTCCGCCGAGGTGCAGGACCGCGACAACTTCTTTGCCGCCCTCAAAACCCAGATCCGCGCCTCGGCCGATAAAAGCGCCTTTCTCTTCGTGCACGGCTATAACGTGAGTTTCGAGGATGCGGCGCGGCGCACGGGACAGATGGCCTACGACCTCGGTTTCGACGGCGCGCCCGTGTTCTACAGCTGGCCGTCGCGCGGCGGCGTGGCTGGCTACACCATCGATGAAAACAATATCGAATGGAGCACGCCCCACATGACGGCTTTCCTGGCCGACTTTCTCGCCAGCACGGAAGCAGCACAAGTCTATCTGGTGGGGCACAGCATGGGCAGCCGAGGCCTGGCGCGGGCCGTGGCCGACTTGCTGGCCGCACAGCCGCAGCTGGCGCAAAAGATCACGGAAATCATCCTGTCCGCACCCGATATCGACGCGGCCATCTTCAAGCACGATATCGCGCCGAAACTGGCCGGCGCGCGCAACCCCGTCACCTTGTATGCCTCGTCGCAAGACCTGGCCCTGGCCGCCTCGAAGGCCGTGCACGGCTACGCGCGCGCGGGCGACAGCGGCGCCGGCATGCTGATCGTGGCGGGCGTGGAAACCATCGACGCCAGCGGGGTCGACACGAGTTTCATGAAACACACGTATTTCGCGGAAAAGCGCTCCGCCCTGTCTGACATGTTTTATCTGATACGCAACCATGCGCGCGCCGACCAGCGCTTTCTCGACCCCGTCGACACGGCGGCCGGCCGCTATTGGACGTTCAAACCGTGA